CTTGTTCCTATTCTTTATCCTCAGCCCCATTCTTCCAAAAAGACCCGTATAAAGAAAGAAGAGAAAAACATTATAGGATATTTCCTCTTTATCTAAGGCTATTTATAAAGAGTAGATGGCTCTTAAATTTTGCCAGAAAAGAAGAAGCAAAAGTTGGCTTATAAAGTAAAAATGGGTTATGCTAATCTATCTTATGCAAACATAAAAAATGTTTTAAACACTCTTTCTTTGCTTATAAGAGTAGTAACCTTTTTTACCTGCAGCTTAAAGTCTAACTCCTAATATTTTATTGAAATCATAAAACACGACAGTTAAATTCCCCCTATGATTATAAATGGAAAAAAAATTGCTCAAGAAATTGAACAAGAGATTAAAGTTACACTTTTAAATATGCATGGCCGTCCGCCATGCTTAGCTGTTATTATTGTGGGCGACCATCCAGCTTCTCAAATCTATGTCCAACGGAAAACCCAAGCTTGCAAAAACGTAGGAATTTTATCCTTAAAAATTCATCTACCCTCCTCGTTATCAGAAAAAGAGCTCCTCGACAAGATCCATGCTCTTAATTTAAATTCCACAGTCGATGGCATTCTTGTGCAATTACCTTTGCCACCTCACATTAACCCATCGCTTGTTAATTTAGCCATCTTACCAGAAAAAGATGTCGATGGATTTCATCCTTTTAACGTAGGCAAAATGTTAATGGGGGAAACGGATGGATTTTTTCCCTGCACGCCGCTAGGCATTCGTGCCCTTCTAGCCAGATCCCAGATAGAAGTAGCAGGACGCCATGTGTTAATTGCTGGCCGCAGCAATATCGTAGGAAAACCTATGGCCGCTATGTTAATGCAGAACAACTCTGAAGGTAATGCCACTGTTACCATCGTCCATAGTAAGACTAAAAAGCTAGATAGCTTAACCTCTCAAGCTGACATTATCATCTTAGCTATGGGACAACCTTTATTTCTTAAAGCAGAGATGATTAAAGAAGGGGTAACAGTGATTGATGTAGGAATAAATAAAATTAACGATTTAAGCCGTCCTGCCGGGTATAGGCTGGTGGGCGATGCAGACTTTGATCATATTAAAGACAAATGTGCCTATATTACTCCTGTACCAGGAGGAGTAGGGCCTATGACGATTGCTATGTTATTGAGCAATACTCTTAAGAGCTACTCTAAGCGATTGAAGCCAAACCTTCAAAAGGCTCAATAAATGCTTAAGATGAAGATGGAAGTGGGGTATTATACAAAGGGCAAGTTAAAGAAATATTATGCATTTAGCCAATTTTTCATTCTCATTTTCTTACTTTATGCTTGCTCAAATTTCACGTATGAAAAATTGACGCTTTTTTCAGGGAGTGAGATGACGATTAACTATCGTATTCTCATTGGTCATCCGCTGACCGCATCAGAAAAAGCCCTTGTTTCTAATATTATCCGAAATACTTTTGAAGAGGTAAACCATATTTATAACAAATGGAATCCTTCCTCAGAGCTTTCTTGTCTTAATCGATTAAAAGCAGGTACTGTAGTATCCATTTCTGCCGAGCTTGAGCAACTATTAAATTTAACAGAAAAAATAGTTTTATTATCGGAAGGACGCTTTGACCCTACCATAGAACCTCTGCAAGCTCTGTGGAAAAAACATCTTGAGCAAGGACAAATTCCTTCTGAAGGCGAAATCTTATTTGTAGCTACTAAAATAGGATGGAATAAAATTCATTTTGGCCAAGGAAAATTTTATAAAGATTTAGACGATATTCAAATAGATCTTGGAGGAATCGCTAAAGGCTATTGCGTAGATTTACTTACCGATAGACTTTATGAAGCAGGCTATACCAATCTATTTGTGGAATGGGGGGGAGAAATAAAGACTAGCGGTAAGCATCCTCAAGGTAGGCCTTGGAATATTTTTATTAGCCGCTTGGGAAATAATAATCCAGAAAACGCTATTGCTAAGGTAAGTTTACGCAATCAAGCAATTGCTACCAGTGGGGATTATTTTCAAAGCTGGACGATAGAAACTAAAAAAGGCGACACTGCTTATCCAACTATTACCTATTTTCATATTTTTGATCCCGCTAGACTTACACCTCTCATCATAACGAGGGAAAATGTGGCTAGTGCAAGTGTTCTAGCCCCCTCTTGCGCACTAGCTGATGGATTAGCCACGACTGCCCTTATGTTCCGTTCTAAAAAAGAGGCCCAGCGCTGGGCAGATAAAATTACCAACGATTATCCCGAAATCGTGTTTTGGATTGTTTCCCGCCAAGATCTTAATGAATAGATTCTTTTTCAAGCTCCTTGACTAATAAGCAATATCCTTCCGCAAAACGCCGTTTAAATCTTTCAGGGCAATTATAGAAATGGCTCCTTAAACGATGGGCGTAAGCCTCGAAAGGGTCGGCATGCTGTACATCTCTTTTTAAAAGAGCTTCTGTTATTAACTCTGCAAATTCTATCATCAAATCCTTTGAGGAAAGAGGAAATTCTTCTGGCGCCACTTAAGTTTACACTTTTGTTAAATTTTAATTAGGCCCTTCCACCCTACCGGGGTAGATAGTTCAACAAAAAGGATTATACAAAAAATATTTAATAAATCAATTTTTTTGCCAGGCTTAAACGCTCGCATTTTCAAAATGCCTAGCCAAATAAAAGGGTTGTCAATAATAACATTTTAAAATACAATGTTTTCAACAATTGAATTGAACTATCCCTATGCTTTTGTAAACCTTCTTCACTAACTTTGAGCGCTAACGAGCTTTCCAGCAAGAAACAATAACTCCTTTAAAGAAAGCCTATGCCCACTTTTACTACTCGAAAAAATAAAATTGTTCTAACTGATTATAACTATCGTAGAGACATTGAAAATCGTCTCTTCATGGCCGAGCTATCGATTTTAGAAGTCGATGTGTTGCAAGAAATTATTAATGGTTCTTTGAAAACTACCCTCACTACCCTTGCAGATAATTTGGAGATCACTCCTTCTAAACTTCGTCCTATTTTAGATAAATTAGCCAAAAGCGGCCTTTTTCAAATCCAAGGAAATGAGATACTCGTTGATAAAGAGATGCGCAAGTATTACGAGGCGCATATCATCAAATTTGATGATGACTTTCGTCCTGATATGGAGTATTTACAAGGACTATTAAGTAAAGCACCCATTCATGCCCTTCCCTCCTGGTATGCCATCCCTCGGAGCTCAGACAATATCTTTAATTCTATTATAGAAAAGTTCTTGTTCACTCCCAAAATTTATGAACGTTATTTACAAGATCTTGTTTTCGATAACCCTATCATAAGCTCGATTGCAAAACAAGTATTTGCTGCCCCCGACTATAAAATGAGTGCATGCGCACTTATAGAAAAATTTGGACTTACTAGGGAGCAATTTGAAGAGTATATGCTCTTCTTGGAGTTTAGCCTAGTTTGCTGCCTTCGCTATGTTAAAACTCAAGATGTGTGGGAAGAGGTCGTTACTCCTTTTCATGAATGGCATGAATTCTTATTATTCGTGCAGAATACTAATCCAGGCGCGATTCAAGAGGCTACCTCTATTACCCCTGTCTATGAAAAAGAGTTTGGATTTTTAAATGAATTGAATGCTTTTGTAAAAAAGCTGCTTAAAAAAAGTATTTCTTTTACCCAAGCTCCTAAAGATTTATTAGAAATAGCTTTTTTATTGGAAATTGCCAAGCAAGAAAAGCAAAAAATTGTGGCATCAGCTTATACGGAAGCCTGGCTTAAGAAAACGCGCGCAGACCAAGCCATCATCCTCTATCGACAGTCACTGAACCGCTTGGCCGCTAATGACCAATTTTCATCTTTTTCTGAAAAAGATTTACGCGAGGTCGAGAAAAGCCTTAAGAATTTTGCTCATGGAAAGTGGGTTTACTTCGAGGATTACATCAAAGGTTGTTTAGCTGCCGTAGGAAGTGTAGCACCTACTTCTTTAGTTAATAAAGGTAGAAGATGGAAATATAGCACTCCTAATTATAACGAAGATGAGAGACAATTTATAAAACTTATAATCTGCGAATATCTCATGCAAGCAGGTATGGTGGCTATAGGCTATCACCAGGATAAGCTGTGTCTTTGCTTAACTCCTTTTGGTCGTCTCTCTTTAGGTTAGCAGACAATACGAATGATAAACCTCTTACTCAAAGTTCTTCGGTGGAGGTTATAAAAACTTGCCCTAAAGTTTTTAAGTGGATCAAAAGTTTTTGCCGGCGTGTAGTATCTAAGCTAACTCCTATATCGTCAATCAGCATCAATGGCAGTTCTTGGCTTAATTCCCGTAGCCGCTGCCATTCCGCTAATCGAAGAGCCATGACGCAACTACGCTGCTGCCCTTCACTTGCAAACAAACGTACTTCGCGATCTCCTATCTTTATTAATAAATCATCACGATGGGGGCCATATAAGGTCATTCCCACTTCTTTTTCGCGTAAACGAAGCTTATCCCATTGCTGCAGATAATGTTGACGCAAAAGCTGCAGATCCTTTATTTGGCGGCTACTATTTTTGTATTCCAAACTCAAAGGGGTAGTCTCTGCAGTTAACATTCCGTACAATCCGTTTCCCCATTTTTGTAGGTCTGCAATCGTTTGCTCTCTTTGCAGAGTCACATAAGCCGCAGCTCCTGCCATCTCTTGCTCCCAAGTTTGGATAGCAAGCATTTCGTTCCTCTTTAATAAAGCATTACGTTGCCTCATAGCGCCTATATAGCGCGTCAAATAATGTACATATAAAGGATCTATCTGGGCAATCTGCAGATCGAGAAAATGTCGCCGCAATAAAGGAGAACCTTTTATTAAAGAAGTGCTATCAGGAGTTAAGACGACTCCTTGCAAAATGCCTAATAAGTTAGCTACTGACGAAAAAACTGTACTATTATGTATAATTTTTCGTTCACTGCCATCATAAAAAATTTTGAGTGTTTGCGCTATACCTTGCTTAATAAAGCATGCTTCAATATGAAAATACTTTTGCCCATATTGAATCATATCGGAAATTTGCTGGGTACGGAAAGAGCGACCATTTATCAGCAATTGTATCGCCTCTAAAATAGTTGTTTTACCGTAAGCATTAGGGCCTACAATCGTATTAATGGTGGGGGTAAAGTGAAAAGTGGCCTCCTCGTAACGACGGAAATATCGTAAATATAGCTTTTGAAGAAAAAGACCACTACTCAAATTTATCACCTCTTATTTTAGCTAATCTTCACTCAAGCGCATCGGCATTAGTACAAACAGCGAATTTTGTTCTGCTTCTTTTTCTTCTTCATTTTGATCATCATTAAAGTCACTAATCAAGCCAGGATTATAAGGATCGGTAATTCCAAGAGAAATAGTTTCATTTTTACTATGACGCAAAATATCTAAAAAGAAATGAGGGTTAAAAGCAATTTCTAACTTCTCCCCTTTATAATTTACCGGCATACTTACTTTACCTTCTCCTATTTCCATCGTGTTGGCTGTCAATTTCAACTCCCCTTCGTTAAAAGTAAAACGAACGGAATGATTATTTTCTGCAGCAAAAAGGGAAATCTGGCGCAATAAAGTCATCAATTCTTCACGGTGGAGATTAACGGTTATCCCAGTTTGAGAAGGAATGACACGGTTAACATCAGGATACTCCCCTGATAATAGTTTACTAATAATCGTCGTATTAGAAGCTTTGATAGCAATTTTGTCCTGCATTAAAAACACTATAGCTTCGCCCTCTTCTTCCAGATTTTTAAGAATTTCCTCTACCGCCTTAAGTGGAATCACATAAGTACCTTGGAAAGATGGATCGATATTAAGGGTAGTTTGGGATTTTGCTAAGCGCTTTCCATCCGTTCCAATAAAGGAAGCTGTTTTTCCCTGCACTTGCAAACATACTCCCGTAAGCACATAACGATTGTCTTCACGAGAAACTGCAAAAGCTGTGCGGTAAAGCATATCTTTCAAAACTTTTTGTTTAATTTTAAAATGCACGGCATCTGTCACATTAGGTAAGGCGGGAAACTCATTTTTATTCATTCCATTTAACTTAAAGCGCGAAGTTTGGGCATTAATTTCAGTGATTTCATTTGCTGAAGTAGAAATTTCCACATTGGTTGCTGTCAACTCGCGTATTAACTGGGCCAAGCGCTTTGCAGGCAATGTTGTTGACCCCTCTTCAAGAATTTTTGCTTCAGTAAAGCAGCGGACCCCTACTGTTAAATCCGTAGCTGTAATAATAAGTTCATTATTAATAGCTTCGATTAAAAAGTTGGAAAGGATAGGGATGGTAGATTTTTGAGCTACTGCATTAAGACACTTATTAATTAAATAATTAAGCTCTTGCGTGGCTATGACGAATTTCATGAATAATTCCTTAAGCTAAATAAAAGAGAGACTCAAGATAAGTGACCATAAGCTCTTTGTCAAGCAATAAACATAGGGCTCTCGATGTGTTCATGCTTGCCTATCTAAAAAATCAAGCAAGGAAAGAATTTATAGACTTGAGGTGCCTGTAAAGGCGCTAAGAGAGATGAATTCTGCAATCTCTCTTGCTTCGTTTATGCGCCTTCATTTAATATATTTGCATATGAATAATAAATCTTCCGATCTCGTATCTAATAAACGCGCTTTCCATCATTTTGAAATCCTCGAAACCTTTGAAGCAGGTATTGCCCTAGAAGGCACGGAAATCAAATCGCTAAGAGATAATGGGGGGAGCCTGCAAGAATCTTATATCAAAGTGATTAACAGGGAAGCATGGCTTATTGGATCCCATATTGCTCCTTATAAGTATGGCAACATTCACAATCATCTGGAAACTCGTGATCGCAAGCTTCTTTTACACAAACGAGAGATCTTTAAACTACGCGAGAGCGTGCAGGAAAAAGGTTTAACGATTGTAGCCCTGGCCCTTTATTTAAAAGAGGGAAAAGTGAAAGCAAAAATTGCTATTGCTAAAGGAAAAAAGTCTGCTGATAAACGAGAAGCCATTAAAGAAAGAGACGAAAAACGCTATATGCAAAAAATGCTGAAAAGCCGTTAATTCCCTAAGGTTTACGGAAAGCTTTCTTTGAATTTTTATATATAATTAAATGCTTAGACTGAAAATTATTTCTATTGGTAAAACAAAAGAAGAATGGCTCAATGACGCCATCCAAGAATATGTTAAACGTCTATCCTCTATTTTAAAATTTGAATTTGTAGAAGCTAGAAATAATGAGCACCTCCAAGAACTCATTTTAAAAGAAAAGCGAGTGATCTGTTTGGATGCGGCAGGCAGGCTTTTCGATAGCGAAAAATTTGCCAGCTTCCTGCAGGTGCAATTTATAGAAGGTGGCTCGCGCTTAACTTTAGTTATCGGGGGAGCAAGTGGATTGCCAGAGAAAATCAAACTTTCCTATCCTTGCCTTAGCCTCTCCCCTTTAACCATGACTCATCAAATCATTAGATTAGTACTCATAGAACAAGTCTATCGTGCTTTTGAAATTGCTAAAGGCACTCCTTACCATAAATAAGCTAGACGTTTCTCCATCCACTGGCTAGTCTACCCACTCTAAAGAAGCACGCTTTATTTATTACCCGTGAGCTCTCTATTAACTTCGATCTTCTAGAGGCTTTGTAAAAGCAAGCCTAAAATAGATCATGGCGCCATTAATGAGAGCAGAGCCTATGGCTACATCGATTAAGCCGCGGATGTCGGCAGGTATGCCTAAATATTTCATAGAGAAGCCAAGCCCCATCATCCCCGCTAAAAGAATATAATATTTGGAATCATATATATTCTGTAAATAGGTAGGATTAGGCAAAGAATAAATCCTTTCTACCCCTTTAACAGCCGCTTTACCCAATACATAACGTCCTTTGGAGTAGCCTATAATCAATCCTAGAGCAATCAAAAACACAATAGTATTTTCCGCATTTGAAAAAATAGAAGAAAAAAGATTAAGCAAAGGATAACTATTTTTTTCTAGAACAGGCATATCTTGGGCAGCGTGAAGTAGAAAATTTAGCCCCAAGGAAAGTAAAAAGCTTCCAACCGCTAACCAGATGATTCCCGAAAAAACAATTAATGCTTTATGGCTTAATTTTAACATATTTTCCTCTCCTACATGGTATTCATAAAAAAGAAATTTAACCTATTGAAAGATATAAGATAAAGAAAAAAGAAAGGGTTAAATGATAGACAAATAAAGGCCATTTTTTTATATCTTTTCTACATTTAAGAAAAAAGCTCTGAAGTTATACCCACTCATTCTCTAGTTAGAGGTGCTAAATTTCAAAATTCATTACTCAAGGCAGTGAGTGAGATAAGCCTTTCCCCTCACTTCATTGGCCTCCTATGTGAAGTGGCACCACCCTTAATTTTAGGGTATATATTCCTGCCACTTGGTAAGCTATTGGCTATCTTAAAATTAAAGCTGTGAGGAAGGAGGCCAATGAAGGTGCTTGAGCCTATTAGAGAGTGCATTAAAACGCAAGTATGGACGTTAAAACATAGTCCCTCAGAACGTTTGATAGCGTGTAAGCTTCTTTTAAATAGAATTGCAGCAAGCTTTATCGCAGATGTTGACTTACCTTCTTTTAAAAAGGGATATATTTTTTTACTGGATAGATTACAAGGCAACTAAAATGATTCGTGGCATTGGTATTGACATTATTGAAGTGGCTCGTATTGAGGCAAACATACATAAGTATGGCCAAAAGTTTCTTGATAGGGTTTTTACCGAAGAAGAGCAAAAATATTGCCAATCCTTCCGGCAACCGAGTAAAAACTTTGCAGGTAGATTTGCTGCTAAGGAGGCGGTTGTAAAAGCATTAGGTACAGGCTTAACTGGAGGCCTGAGTTGGACAGATCTTGCTATCCTCAATAATGAACAAGGTAAACCCTATCTTGCTCTTACAGACACCTTCAAAAAACATTTCAAAAACCCTCTTATTCATATATCCATTAGCCATTGTCAAGCATACGCGACTGCCACAGCTATTTGGGAAGAATGAATTTGCAAAAAGAGACTGCGTTTGCCGTCCTATCGTCTAGCCTATCCATTCAACAAAATACGCTCCATACAGCAAAAATTAGCTTCCTAATTTCGCTAGAAGGCATCTGTTATAAAAAGAGGTTAAAATAGTAAGCGCTTGTTAGAAGGCAGGAAATGGTAAGTTGATGCTAAGGTTAAAACAGGTAAATTGAATGGTTATCGCAAAGCTTACCGAAATTGCTATAAAGTGGCTGCTTAAAAAAATTGCCAATACTTTTGTTTACACCCCTTAATAGCCTATTCCTCATATTCTCTTGCATGTTTTATTTCTTTCTTATACTTTTTAAAAAGTTATCATAAACATGCATGACATTTAAAGAGGTTGTACAGTGAATCCTAGTCCTTCTATCAGCATTGAAAGTCTACCTAATGAGATGCTCACACACATTTTGAAGTATTGCGCCACACCTTCTTTATCTAGCGTGTGCAGAAAATGGCGTGATCTTTTAGCTAATGATAGTGAAATAATGCGATCTATCTATAAGCAAATAGTTGAGATTCATGTCCCTCGAGGAAATGTTAGGGAGCATGCTGTTATCTTAAACAAAATTTATAAGCTAGATAATGAGCTTCTTCCAGGACAAAAGGTAAAAGCAATCTTTAAACAAATCTTTACTCTAGCTAAACCTCTCTCACCACTAAGATGGAAAGATTACCCTAAAGAAAATATATATTTCACATCAGCTAATTACTCCTCTTATGTGGTAAATATTAGTCGCCTGTTGATGTGGAATAAACTCCCTGGGGGAAAGAAATACTTAGATCAACAAAGAATCAAGCACTTGCCTATAGCAAGAAAAGGAGAACTTTTTAAAGGATGGATTGAAAGATATGGCAAAGACATTAAAAACTTAAGTTTAGCAGGAACAGGATTGACTTTTTTACCTCCTGAAATAGGACAATTATCTCAGCTGCAAGCCCTTTACCTAAACGATACCCAGCTGACCATTCTTCCTGCAGAGATAGGACAACTCTTGCAGCTGCAAAGGCTTGAGTTAGCCGATAATCACCTTACTACCCTTCCTTCAGAGATAGGGCTACTGTCTCAGCTGCGAAAGCTTGACTTAAACAACAACAAACTTACTTTCCTTCCAGCAGAGATAGGGCAGCTATCTCAGCTACAAGCGCTTGGCTTAGACCACAACCAGCTTACCTCTCTTCCGATAGAGATAGGGCAGCTATCTCAGCTGCGAAAGCTTGGCTTAGCCGATAATCACCTTACTACCCTTCCTGCAGAGATAGGTTTACTGTCTCAGCTGCAAACGCTTGATTTAAATAGAAACCAGCTTACCTCTCTTCCGGCAGAAATATGGCAGCTGTCTCAGCTGCAAGTACTTAATTTAAATGACAACAAACTTACCAACCTTCCTACAGAGATAGGGCAGCTATCACAGCTAAAAGCGCTTGGCTTAAATAACAACCAGCTCACTACCCTTCCGGCAGAGATAGGACAGCTATCTCAGCTGCAAAGACTTGGCTTAGATCACAACCAGCTTACCTCCCTTCCTCCAGAGATAGGACTACTGTCTCAGCTGCAATTGCTTCGCTTACTCAACAACCACCTCACCACCCTTCCTGCAGAAATAGGGAAGCTCTCTCAGCTGCAAGCACTTGGCCTAAATGACAACCAGATCGATACCCTTCCTGCAGAGATAGGTTTACTGTCTCAGCTGCAAACGCTTGATTTAAATAGAAACCAGCTTACCTCTCTTCCGGCAGAAATATGGCAGCTGTCTCAGCTGCAAGTACTTAATTTAAATGACAACAAACTTACCAACCTTCCTGCAGAGATAGGGCGTTTATCCCAGCTCAGTAAACTTTACTTAGACAGCAACCAGCTTACCTCTCTTCCGGTAGAGATATGGCAGCTGTCTCAGCTGCAAGCGCTTGATTTAAGTAGCAACCAGCTTACCTCTCTTCCGACAAAGATAGAGCAGCTCTCTCAGCTACAAGTACTTAATTTAAGCCACAACAAACTTACCTCCCTTCCTACAGAGATATGGTATCTATCACAGCTACGAGCGCTTGGCTTAAACAACAACCAGATTACTACCCTTCCTGCAGGGATAGGGCTACTGTCTCAGCTGAAAAAACTTTACTTAAAGGATAACCAGCTTACTACCCTTCCGGTAGAAATAGGGCAGCTATTGCAACTACAAGATCTCGACTTAAAAAGTAACCAGTTTACCAATCTTCCTGCAGAGATATGGCAGCTCTCTCAGCTGCAATACCTTTACTTAGACGGCAACCAACTTACCACTCTTCCTTCAGAGATATGTCAGCTATCTCAGCTGCAAGTGCTTGGATTAAGCAGCAACCGGCTCACCGCACTTCCGGCAGAGATAGGGCAGCTATCTCAGCTGCAAGTACTTAACTTAAACAACAACAAACTTACCACCCTTCCTACAGAGATAGAGCAGCTTTCTCAGCTACAAGTGCTTCGTTTAAGTAGCAACCAACTTACCTCTCTTCCGGTAGAGATAGGGCAGCTGTCTCAGCTGCAAGTACTTAACTTAAACAACAATCAGCTTAACACTCTTCCTACAGAGATGGGGTATTTATCCCAGCTCAGTAAACTTTACTTAGACAGCAACCAGCTTACCTCCCTTCCGGTAGAGATAAGGCAGCTATCACAGCTACAAGAGCTTGGATTAAGCAACAACCAACTTACCTCCCTTCCTGTAGAAATGAAGGGGCTGACTGCTTTAAAAAAGCTCCAGGTGA
The window above is part of the Neochlamydia sp. AcF84 genome. Proteins encoded here:
- the folD gene encoding bifunctional methylenetetrahydrofolate dehydrogenase/methenyltetrahydrofolate cyclohydrolase FolD; this translates as MIINGKKIAQEIEQEIKVTLLNMHGRPPCLAVIIVGDHPASQIYVQRKTQACKNVGILSLKIHLPSSLSEKELLDKIHALNLNSTVDGILVQLPLPPHINPSLVNLAILPEKDVDGFHPFNVGKMLMGETDGFFPCTPLGIRALLARSQIEVAGRHVLIAGRSNIVGKPMAAMLMQNNSEGNATVTIVHSKTKKLDSLTSQADIIILAMGQPLFLKAEMIKEGVTVIDVGINKINDLSRPAGYRLVGDADFDHIKDKCAYITPVPGGVGPMTIAMLLSNTLKSYSKRLKPNLQKAQ
- a CDS encoding FAD:protein FMN transferase, with the protein product MTINYRILIGHPLTASEKALVSNIIRNTFEEVNHIYNKWNPSSELSCLNRLKAGTVVSISAELEQLLNLTEKIVLLSEGRFDPTIEPLQALWKKHLEQGQIPSEGEILFVATKIGWNKIHFGQGKFYKDLDDIQIDLGGIAKGYCVDLLTDRLYEAGYTNLFVEWGGEIKTSGKHPQGRPWNIFISRLGNNNPENAIAKVSLRNQAIATSGDYFQSWTIETKKGDTAYPTITYFHIFDPARLTPLIITRENVASASVLAPSCALADGLATTALMFRSKKEAQRWADKITNDYPEIVFWIVSRQDLNE
- the recF gene encoding DNA replication and repair protein RecF (All proteins in this family for which functions are known are DNA-binding proteins that assist the filamentation of RecA onto DNA for the initiation of recombination or recombinational repair.), which codes for MSSGLFLQKLYLRYFRRYEEATFHFTPTINTIVGPNAYGKTTILEAIQLLINGRSFRTQQISDMIQYGQKYFHIEACFIKQGIAQTLKIFYDGSERKIIHNSTVFSSVANLLGILQGVVLTPDSTSLIKGSPLLRRHFLDLQIAQIDPLYVHYLTRYIGAMRQRNALLKRNEMLAIQTWEQEMAGAAAYVTLQREQTIADLQKWGNGLYGMLTAETTPLSLEYKNSSRQIKDLQLLRQHYLQQWDKLRLREKEVGMTLYGPHRDDLLIKIGDREVRLFASEGQQRSCVMALRLAEWQRLRELSQELPLMLIDDIGVSLDTTRRQKLLIHLKTLGQVFITSTEEL
- the dnaN gene encoding DNA polymerase III subunit beta; amino-acid sequence: MKFVIATQELNYLINKCLNAVAQKSTIPILSNFLIEAINNELIITATDLTVGVRCFTEAKILEEGSTTLPAKRLAQLIRELTATNVEISTSANEITEINAQTSRFKLNGMNKNEFPALPNVTDAVHFKIKQKVLKDMLYRTAFAVSREDNRYVLTGVCLQVQGKTASFIGTDGKRLAKSQTTLNIDPSFQGTYVIPLKAVEEILKNLEEEGEAIVFLMQDKIAIKASNTTIISKLLSGEYPDVNRVIPSQTGITVNLHREELMTLLRQISLFAAENNHSVRFTFNEGELKLTANTMEIGEGKVSMPVNYKGEKLEIAFNPHFFLDILRHSKNETISLGITDPYNPGLISDFNDDQNEEEKEAEQNSLFVLMPMRLSED
- the smpB gene encoding SsrA-binding protein SmpB, which codes for MNNKSSDLVSNKRAFHHFEILETFEAGIALEGTEIKSLRDNGGSLQESYIKVINREAWLIGSHIAPYKYGNIHNHLETRDRKLLLHKREIFKLRESVQEKGLTIVALALYLKEGKVKAKIAIAKGKKSADKREAIKERDEKRYMQKMLKSR
- a CDS encoding 23S rRNA (pseudouridine(1915)-N(3))-methyltransferase RlmH — encoded protein: MLRLKIISIGKTKEEWLNDAIQEYVKRLSSILKFEFVEARNNEHLQELILKEKRVICLDAAGRLFDSEKFASFLQVQFIEGGSRLTLVIGGASGLPEKIKLSYPCLSLSPLTMTHQIIRLVLIEQVYRAFEIAKGTPYHK
- the acpS gene encoding holo-ACP synthase; translation: MIRGIGIDIIEVARIEANIHKYGQKFLDRVFTEEEQKYCQSFRQPSKNFAGRFAAKEAVVKALGTGLTGGLSWTDLAILNNEQGKPYLALTDTFKKHFKNPLIHISISHCQAYATATAIWEE
- a CDS encoding leucine-rich repeat domain-containing protein; amino-acid sequence: MNPSPSISIESLPNEMLTHILKYCATPSLSSVCRKWRDLLANDSEIMRSIYKQIVEIHVPRGNVREHAVILNKIYKLDNELLPGQKVKAIFKQIFTLAKPLSPLRWKDYPKENIYFTSANYSSYVVNISRLLMWNKLPGGKKYLDQQRIKHLPIARKGELFKGWIERYGKDIKNLSLAGTGLTFLPPEIGQLSQLQALYLNDTQLTILPAEIGQLLQLQRLELADNHLTTLPSEIGLLSQLRKLDLNNNKLTFLPAEIGQLSQLQALGLDHNQLTSLPIEIGQLSQLRKLGLADNHLTTLPAEIGLLSQLQTLDLNRNQLTSLPAEIWQLSQLQVLNLNDNKLTNLPTEIGQLSQLKALGLNNNQLTTLPAEIGQLSQLQRLGLDHNQLTSLPPEIGLLSQLQLLRLLNNHLTTLPAEIGKLSQLQALGLNDNQIDTLPAEIGLLSQLQTLDLNRNQLTSLPAEIWQLSQLQVLNLNDNKLTNLPAEIGRLSQLSKLYLDSNQLTSLPVEIWQLSQLQALDLSSNQLTSLPTKIEQLSQLQVLNLSHNKLTSLPTEIWYLSQLRALGLNNNQITTLPAGIGLLSQLKKLYLKDNQLTTLPVEIGQLLQLQDLDLKSNQFTNLPAEIWQLSQLQYLYLDGNQLTTLPSEICQLSQLQVLGLSSNRLTALPAEIGQLSQLQVLNLNNNKLTTLPTEIEQLSQLQVLRLSSNQLTSLPVEIGQLSQLQVLNLNNNQLNTLPTEMGYLSQLSKLYLDSNQLTSLPVEIRQLSQLQELGLSNNQLTSLPVEMKGLTALKKLQVNGNPLQSIPDEIRERFCL